The segment CCTACTTCTAATTCTTCATTCAAACTGAGGCATGGcattttgtttaagaaagatAGAATTTATGTGCCTGATTATTTGCCCTTGAAACAAcagattttgaattatttgCACTCTAGTCCTGCTGCTGGCCATTCTGGTTTCCACAAGTGTTTGCATAGAGCaagattagaattttattgGCCTGGTCTCAAACATGATGTTAAGCAGTTCATTCGAGAATGTGATACCTGTCAAaggaataagattcaaaatGTCCTTCCAGATGGGTTTTTACAGCCCTTACCTTTTCTTGAGCAAATATGGACTAATCtttcaatggattttgttgaaggattGCCAATTTCCAGAGGGTATTCTGTCATTATGGTGGTAGTGGACAGATTATCAAAATATGCACATTTTATGCCTTTGAAACATCCATTTACAGCTGCTCAGTGGCCTCACTATTCTTCAGTAATGTTTTTAAGTTACATGGTTTACCTAAAATCATTGTTTTTTATCGTGGTTCAACATTTACTAGTTCATTTGGGAGAAAACTTTTCAAATTGCAGGGAGTTAATCTTTCCTATTCATCAGCTTATCACCCTCAAAGTGATGGCCAAACAGAAGCTGTCAACAAATGTCTTGAACATTTTCTGAGGTCATTTTCGACAAACCAAAGCTATGGTAGATTAGCTTTCATTcgctgaatggtggtataattTCACGAGTTATGCTACACGtaagcctcacactctgcacaccacttaaaaaatatgtaattttactcttttatcctcatatttcatatttcatatttcatgaaacatgagggtaaaagaataaattcacatacttttaagtggtgtgcaggagtgtgaggcttatgtatataatttttctaatttcacATTTCACACTTCCACAAAGTTAACTCCATTTGAAGCTGTGTATGGGATTCCTCCAATTAAACTTCAGGCTCATATTCCTGGTTTGACTTCCAATCAAGCAGTGGAACAGCTCTTGCTAACTCGAGAACAGATTCTTCTTAcactcaaatttaatttatccttggctcaagatagaatgaagttttattatGACAAACATAGAACTGACAGGGAGTTTTCTGTgggggattgggtttatcttaaacttCAATCCTATAGACAGCAGTCTGTAGCAGCCATAAGGAATCTTAAACTTTCACCTCGATATTTTGGGCCATTTCAGATCACTCATAGAATTGACAAAGTTGTATATTGTTTATGCTTACCTTCAGATTCACTCATACatccagtttttcatgtttatgtcttgaagaaaaagattggaGACCAGTTTACACCTATCTCTACTTTACCTCCAGTTGATTTGCAAGGGGAATTAAGGCCTCAGCCtgagaaaattttggaaagacGAACTGTCAAGAAGGACAATAGAGCATTGGTGGAAGTCTTGATTCAATGGGAAGGTGTTGGAGTGGAAGCTTGCACATAGGAACCTTATTGGCAGCTTCGGCAGCAATTCCCTCagcttgtgggcaaggtgctttaaagAAAGAGGGTATGTTATGGATTGAGGAAGTGTTGGAGTGGAAGGCTTGCAGTCTGGTTATTGGGTGCAGCGAGGGGGCAAAGTGCGATGAGGATAAAAGCTTCTGTGTTGTGTTCATAAGCCAGGAATAGAAAGGTGGTTGATGACAATTAGTTGCATGCGTGAAGCTGAGAACGGCGTCGTGTGATGCATAATTAGTTTCATTCCTTTAATAGAACATTGTTGTTTAATATCCCTTTTTTTCAGTAGTTGTAAACGCAGTCGTTTTCACTCACGAAAATTACAATAAGTGTTGTTAAACACTGCcgttttgttcaaacaaatactataaataggAGTTGGGGGGAAAAGTTCCCAACAGATAATTCATGCAAACTTACAGACTTGCTTATTCCTTCTTCATCTCATTCTCCATTCTTAACCCAATTCTGGAGAGTGACCAGTGACTTCTCGAACAAGTCAGTTTGGGTCCATTATACCGTTCCCCAACCTCCAACATTCAACGCAATAGTAAACGTtaatgttgagagagagagagaatatggaTTAGTACCACAGCCAGTCTTGCCAAAAAGTGAAACAGATCTCAAGAATTTTCTAACGACCTTCGAGATCAAAGGAGATGAGAACTTGGAGGATGAAAATGGAGACCAATATGAAGTTGGAGATACCATTCCCAGAaaccctttctctctctctctcaatctaaGCCTTCCTCTTCTAGTCAGTCTCTCCCGCCATGGTGAGGACGCCACCATATGCATTCAGGTTTACATGAATTGGGAGACTTGGCGAGTAATCATTGACTAAGGGTGAAGTGTTATCTTTTGATTTTGACCAATTTTTTAATTGGCCAATTTAGATTTTAAACCAGGTTGCAGGTAATGGATTTTAACCTTGTACCTGCATCTTGCCTATACCTGCCCCCGAGCTTGGGCGGGTGGGTAATTCTGTTTTTAGCCCGAGTAAAACCTGGGCCGATAACCACCTCTAGAACCCAGTTACCTGGGTTCCAAACCAGACTAGGGCAAACCTGATCCAAATGAACAATCCCAAATATGCCACCAATATCCATTAAACAAATTGAAGTCAATCTTAGAGGAGAAAAACCATAATAATACTTGGAAAAGAAGGGCATGGGCAAAAGGGGGATCGTAAAGGAAATATTCCTGCCATGGGCAACTACAAAGAAAAGTGTCAAGTGCCAAACAGATTCGACTACTACtttacattaaaaagaaaaagaaaaatgtctaTTTTGGAGAAATATGTTACTCTTGTCATCCCACGTACGATTTGGTTTAGAGTCATTTCAAATCTGTTAATCATCATCCCAAAGAAATGTGGATTTTTAAGAGAACAGATACGTCTTATTCCTGTATGTGTATCATTCCACAACTTTACTCGAGGTTTTGCATAGCACTACTTCAGGATAAGACCATAATCAACTACAGGACAGGACATGGCCATAACAAGCTAACACAGACTTAACATTTTGGACAACTCTAAAGGAGTATTCGAGGAATGCCTAAATCCATTCATCCAATCCCAGCGTTCGTAGAGAAGTTGATCCTACCTAGCCATGAAACATTGCCTGAAAATGGTAGCGCAGCACAGTGGGGACCCAAGGTAAATATGGAACATCGTTCCCTGCATAGGGGCTAAGGATTGGTAATTCCTTGTCAAAGCTCATTGAACAACTAATCATTGATAGAGGAAAATTATAACAACCATCATTGCATGTGGAACTGTAAGCTGCACCATGCCAGACTATTACGTTTCGAATTCAAACAACTCCTCCTCAACCACAATCAAATAAACAGTTTAAAATAGATAGGTAAAAGGCCAATACAAAATCTTGGAAAACAAGGTCCCGAACATTTAGAGCCTTGAATGCTACAAATGCAAACTACATCATCTATCCCTACACTGCAAAACTCTGACAGTTTCATCTACTTCTTTACCGTTCCgcacacagagagagaaagggagagagagaactttACCATCTATTATTCGGTGGTTTAACTTTGTAAATGCGAACAATCCAATTAGATGTTGTAAAAGCCTCTTCCAGATATTCAAGTTTAATATCCTTGTTTCCGATTTCAACCCCCCTTGCACGATCATACCtgccatttcaaaaaaaaaaaaaacaccaacaaTTACGAAACAAATACTTTAAGAGTACAACAATGCCT is part of the Juglans regia cultivar Chandler unplaced genomic scaffold, Walnut 2.0 Scaffold_697, whole genome shotgun sequence genome and harbors:
- the LOC118346124 gene encoding dolichyl-diphosphooligosaccharide--protein glycosyltransferase subunit STT3B-like isoform X1; its protein translation is MVRIGGGVFPVIKEPDYLVNGEYRVDKGAAPKMLNCLMYKLSYYRFGELTTEYGKPPGYDRARGVEIGNKDIKLEYLEEAFTTSNWIVRIYKVKPPNNRWERCSIFTLGPHCAALPFSGNVSWLGRINFSTNAGIG
- the LOC118346124 gene encoding dolichyl-diphosphooligosaccharide--protein glycosyltransferase subunit STT3B-like isoform X2; translated protein: MVRIGGGVFPVIKEPDYLVNGEYRVDKGAAPKMLNCLMYKLSYYRFGELTTEYGKPPGYDRARGVEIGNKDIKLEYLEEAFTTSNWIVRIYKVKPPNNRCPYAGNDVPYLPWVPTVLRYHFQAMFHG